The proteins below come from a single Poecilia reticulata strain Guanapo linkage group LG5, Guppy_female_1.0+MT, whole genome shotgun sequence genomic window:
- the LOC103465358 gene encoding fidgetin-like, translated as MLSPATPYSLLKMHWSPEHGAPLSQWPEQHLDVTSTTSPQSAHKQDPYGTAARRTYAPAGYPWASDDISALTASSLLKRYAEKYSGMELSYERPAAGAYSESGSFLKTETEPWALSQGMDCYPGLEALTGSKVGSASVGIPATGSVTLVSSNLVTEPGYGGTTSCSAPSSQEYPPAYNSAYLSPGYCPQPSAALPPAPLHTLQPTPTLVPSYSTSTPVYNYPPGCYPQTSLSSGYSHPSASYLPSGISAPTPLAPRPTVVGGSYSYPCHNLGGSADGGLKRKAFEMTDEVQEEVEAEGSRYKKYVNGPGNSHSKGNGNSQANGYDVSRPANDQQAYKPGKPLISPPYNRAGNYSPPSGLAGESVTGEHSFSQQQRMSVKIPASHTRAEDTTGGR; from the coding sequence GTCTGTTGAAGATGCACTGGTCTCCGGAGCACGGCGCCCCTTTATCTCAGTGGCCTGAGCAGCACCTAGATGTGACGTCCACCACCTCCCCGCAGTCTGCCCACAAACAAGACCCCTACGGTACTGCTGCCCGGCGCACCTATGCCCCTGCAGGGTATCCTTGGGCCAGTGACGATATATCTGCTCTTACAGCTTCTTCGCTGCTCAAGCGATATGCGGAGAAGTACTCAGGTATGGAGTTGTCATATGAACGCCCTGCTGCAGGCGCCTACTCTGAGTCTGGAAGTTtcctaaaaactgaaactgagccCTGGGCTCTGAGCCAAGGCATGGATTGCTACCCCGGACTCGAGGCACTAACTGGCTCCAAGGTGGGGTCTGCCTCTGTAGGAATCCCGGCCACGGGAAGTGTAACGTTAGTGAGTAGTAACTTGGTCACGGAACCAGGCTACGGTGGCACTACGTCCTGCAGCGCCCCATCATCTCAGGAATACCCTCCTGCCTACAACAGCGCCTATCTGTCGCCCGGATACTGCCCTCAGCCCAGTGCAGCACTTCCGCCTGCCCCTCTGCACACCTTGCAGCCAACCCCTACTCTTGTGCCAAGCTACAGCACCAGCACTCCGGTCTACAACTACCCACCAGGTTGCTACCCCCAAACCAGCCTTTCTTCTGGATACAGCCACCCCAGTGCCTCCTATCTTCCCTCAGGAATTAGCGCTCCCACACCTCTAGCCCCTCGGCCTACCGTGGTCGGAGGTAGTTATAGTTACCCATGCCACAACCTTGGAGGGAGCGCTGATGGAGGTCTTAAACGCAAGGCCTTTGAGATGACAGATGAAGTTCAGGAGGAGGTAGAAGCAGAGGGATCGCGCTACAAAAAGTATGTTAACGGTCCAGGAAACAGTCACAGCAAAGGTAACGGTAATAGCCAGGCCAATGGCTATGATGTTAGCCGTCCTGCCAACGACCAGCAGGCCTACAAACCTGGAAAGCCTCTGATTTCACCTCCATACAATAGAGCAGGGAACTACAGCCCACCGTCAGGCCTTGCAGGGGAAAGCGTAACAGGGGAGCACAGCTTTTCTCAGCAGCAAAGAATGTCTGTGAAGATACCTGCATCTCACACGCGAGCTGAGGACACCACTGGTGGCCGCTGA